In the Solanum pennellii chromosome 5, SPENNV200 genome, one interval contains:
- the LOC107020931 gene encoding serine/threonine-protein kinase AFC2-like isoform X3, whose product MIGVEAVMHDMRLIHTDLKPENILFVSADYIKVPDYKGTPWSHRDRSFYKRLPKSSAIKVIDFGSTAYERPDHNYIVSTRHYRAPEVILGLGWSYPCDLWSVGCILVELCSGEALFQTHENLEHLAMMERVLGPLPSQMLNKVDRHAEKYVRRGRLDWPEGATSRESIKSVIKLPRLQNLVMQHVDHSAGDLIDLLQGLLRFDPSIRMTARDALRHPFFTRDQFRRL is encoded by the exons ATGATAGGGGTGGAAGCCG TCATGCATGATATGCGTCTCATCCATACAGACCTTAAGCCTGAGAATATACTCTTTGTTTCTGCAGACTACATAAAAGTGCCCGACTACAAG GGTACACCATGGTCACACAGAGACAGATCATTTTATAAAAGGTTACCAAAGTCTAGTGCTATCAAAGTAATAGACTTTGGTAGCACTGCTTACGAACGACCAGATCACAACTATATTGTGTCCACACGACATTACCGTGCACCTGAAGTTATTCTTG GCCTTGGATGGAGCTACCCGTGTGATTTATGGAGCGTGGGCTGCATCTTGGTAGAACTATGCTCG GGTGAAGCTTTGTTCCAGACACACGAAAATTTAGAGCACCTGGCCATGATGGAAAGAGTATTGGGTCCATTACCATCACAGATGTTAAATAAAGTGGA TCGACATGCAGAGAAATATGTAAGGAGGGGTCGATTAGACTGGCCTGAAGGCGCCACTTCCCGAGAGAGCATAAAGTCTGTGATAAAGTTGCCTCGTCTCCAG AATTTAGTGATGCAGCATGTTGATCATTCAGCTGGTGATCTTATAGACCTTTTGCAAGGTCTCCTTAGATTTGACCCGTCTATCAGAATGACGGCTCGTGATGCCCTAAGGCATCCCTTTTTCACTAGGGACCAATTCCGGAGGTTATAA
- the LOC107020931 gene encoding serine/threonine-protein kinase AFC2-like isoform X1, with protein sequence MEMDYVTEYPHSYMDRRPKKRPRLDWDPSHTPKAQSGIYYGQEVGNSSSYVHSRLLPDHDNLYVKGLAQKGSPPRREDDKDGHYLFELGENLTTRYKILKKIGEGTFGQVLECWDREQKEFVAIKIIRSIKKYREAAMVEIDVLQLLGRYDRGGSRCVQLRNWFDYRNHICLVFEKLGPSLFDFLRKNSYRAFPVDLVREIGRQLLECVAFMHDMRLIHTDLKPENILFVSADYIKVPDYKGTPWSHRDRSFYKRLPKSSAIKVIDFGSTAYERPDHNYIVSTRHYRAPEVILGLGWSYPCDLWSVGCILVELCSGEALFQTHENLEHLAMMERVLGPLPSQMLNKVDRHAEKYVRRGRLDWPEGATSRESIKSVIKLPRLQNLVMQHVDHSAGDLIDLLQGLLRFDPSIRMTARDALRHPFFTRDQFRRL encoded by the exons ATGGAAATGGATTACGTAACGGAATATCCACATTCCTACATGGATCGTCGTCCTAAGAAACGTCCAAGACTAGATTGGGATCCTTCACATACTCCCAAG GCTCAGTCAGGAATTTATTATGGGCAAGAGGTTGGCAATTCATCGAGCTATGTGCATTCAAGATTACTACCCGATCATGATAATTTATATGTAAAAGGACTGGCTCAAAAAGGCTCTCCTCCACGACGAGAAGATGACAAAGATGGACATTACTTGTTTGAGCTTGGAGAGAATTTAACAACTCGCt ataaaattctcaaaaagatcGGTGAAG GTACCTTTGGTCAAGTTCTAGAATGCtgggacagagagcagaaggaaTTTGTTGCCATTAAAATTATCCGAAGTATAAAGAAGTATCGTGAAGCAGCAATGGTAGAAATTGACGTGCTTCAGCTGCTAGGAAGATATGATAGGGGTGGAAGCCG TTGTGTACAATTAAGGAACTGGTTTGATTATCGTAACCATATTTGCTTA GTATTTGAGAAGCTTGGACCAAGTTTATTCGATTTTCTACGGAAAAACAGTTATCGCGCATTTCCGGTTGATCTAGTTCGTGAAATTGGGAGGCAATTGTTGGAATGTGTAGCAT TCATGCATGATATGCGTCTCATCCATACAGACCTTAAGCCTGAGAATATACTCTTTGTTTCTGCAGACTACATAAAAGTGCCCGACTACAAG GGTACACCATGGTCACACAGAGACAGATCATTTTATAAAAGGTTACCAAAGTCTAGTGCTATCAAAGTAATAGACTTTGGTAGCACTGCTTACGAACGACCAGATCACAACTATATTGTGTCCACACGACATTACCGTGCACCTGAAGTTATTCTTG GCCTTGGATGGAGCTACCCGTGTGATTTATGGAGCGTGGGCTGCATCTTGGTAGAACTATGCTCG GGTGAAGCTTTGTTCCAGACACACGAAAATTTAGAGCACCTGGCCATGATGGAAAGAGTATTGGGTCCATTACCATCACAGATGTTAAATAAAGTGGA TCGACATGCAGAGAAATATGTAAGGAGGGGTCGATTAGACTGGCCTGAAGGCGCCACTTCCCGAGAGAGCATAAAGTCTGTGATAAAGTTGCCTCGTCTCCAG AATTTAGTGATGCAGCATGTTGATCATTCAGCTGGTGATCTTATAGACCTTTTGCAAGGTCTCCTTAGATTTGACCCGTCTATCAGAATGACGGCTCGTGATGCCCTAAGGCATCCCTTTTTCACTAGGGACCAATTCCGGAGGTTATAA
- the LOC107020931 gene encoding serine/threonine-protein kinase AFC2-like isoform X2 — translation MVEIDVLQLLGRYDRGGSRCVQLRNWFDYRNHICLVFEKLGPSLFDFLRKNSYRAFPVDLVREIGRQLLECVAFMHDMRLIHTDLKPENILFVSADYIKVPDYKGTPWSHRDRSFYKRLPKSSAIKVIDFGSTAYERPDHNYIVSTRHYRAPEVILGLGWSYPCDLWSVGCILVELCSGEALFQTHENLEHLAMMERVLGPLPSQMLNKVDRHAEKYVRRGRLDWPEGATSRESIKSVIKLPRLQNLVMQHVDHSAGDLIDLLQGLLRFDPSIRMTARDALRHPFFTRDQFRRL, via the exons ATGGTAGAAATTGACGTGCTTCAGCTGCTAGGAAGATATGATAGGGGTGGAAGCCG TTGTGTACAATTAAGGAACTGGTTTGATTATCGTAACCATATTTGCTTA GTATTTGAGAAGCTTGGACCAAGTTTATTCGATTTTCTACGGAAAAACAGTTATCGCGCATTTCCGGTTGATCTAGTTCGTGAAATTGGGAGGCAATTGTTGGAATGTGTAGCAT TCATGCATGATATGCGTCTCATCCATACAGACCTTAAGCCTGAGAATATACTCTTTGTTTCTGCAGACTACATAAAAGTGCCCGACTACAAG GGTACACCATGGTCACACAGAGACAGATCATTTTATAAAAGGTTACCAAAGTCTAGTGCTATCAAAGTAATAGACTTTGGTAGCACTGCTTACGAACGACCAGATCACAACTATATTGTGTCCACACGACATTACCGTGCACCTGAAGTTATTCTTG GCCTTGGATGGAGCTACCCGTGTGATTTATGGAGCGTGGGCTGCATCTTGGTAGAACTATGCTCG GGTGAAGCTTTGTTCCAGACACACGAAAATTTAGAGCACCTGGCCATGATGGAAAGAGTATTGGGTCCATTACCATCACAGATGTTAAATAAAGTGGA TCGACATGCAGAGAAATATGTAAGGAGGGGTCGATTAGACTGGCCTGAAGGCGCCACTTCCCGAGAGAGCATAAAGTCTGTGATAAAGTTGCCTCGTCTCCAG AATTTAGTGATGCAGCATGTTGATCATTCAGCTGGTGATCTTATAGACCTTTTGCAAGGTCTCCTTAGATTTGACCCGTCTATCAGAATGACGGCTCGTGATGCCCTAAGGCATCCCTTTTTCACTAGGGACCAATTCCGGAGGTTATAA